In Salvelinus sp. IW2-2015 linkage group LG3, ASM291031v2, whole genome shotgun sequence, the DNA window taggctgcAGATGAAATAAGTGATGATAAACTTCATAGGGTGGTGGAAGTTCACATTGATCTGGAtgttcctttccaataaatattgatggtcttattctggtgacatgatgatcaatgcctgactgctgtttgacaaatacaaatattctcgcttcgtgtgggaaccctaaccctataaaggtgtgtagtaatttaacatttttaattttttttattattatttctcgttgatatgaaagataagttccATATGTTACCAAAACAGCACCGTAAGCGATGCATGTAATGACCTTTGACCTATGTCCACCAAATGCACAAGAGTTGTGTGTTGTCTAGTCTTCATTTTCTGTACTTGAAGCACATGTGCTTCGCAAAAGTTGCAGAAAAGTTTGCAGCATGGTGAAGGTCATTTTCTCTGGGTTTCCTGCCGTGTTCAACCAAAAAGCTAATTGCTATCGGGACATCCATGCTAAAAATGCTACATGGAGACACATTGCCAATATGATTAGATTACCTGGTCAGTTGAATGTGAAATGAATAGCTGGAAAGTGGAAGCTAGGTGCTGGCAATTTCTTAGCTGAGGTATCTAGCAAAGTGGTTCGCTTTgtggttagatagctagctaactggcttgGCTGTTTATGAACTTCTGTTTGTACCACCGCACGGTACAGCAATGCACGAGTTGAATGCATGCGGTACACAGAATGCACCACAGCCCAGTTTGGCATCCCCAACGCAGCGGCGCGGACTGCTACATTGACAATGAATGACCTTCTGTCTGGAACGCAAAGAGTTTGATGCATCTGGTTGACGTGAGGCTTAACGTTAAGTGAAGAAGATACTGTACCTTCATCAATAGGGGATAAAGGTAGTGAGAGTTTATGAATGGGCTAGGTTGACTCCGGCTTtttctgacgtgtgtgtgtgtgaacaggaaACAGAGATGGGACCGAGAGTGAGAAGAATTAAGTCTGTGAAGATTTCTTTAGAGGTAAGCGATAAAGCTGATGCCCCTCTGTTTTACTGTAAAAGAAAGTCAATGTTTTCAAGCACTTCTTTAATAGTTCTGCAGCCCTTTAAAAAACTCCAATGCCGTTGTactcacaggaggctgctggggggaggacggctcataataatggccagaacggagtaaatggaatggcatcaaacacatggaaccatgggtttgatgtatttgatgcccttccactaattccgctccagtcattaccacaaggcCCTCCTCCCCAATTAACTtgacaccaacctcctgtggtggaaCTGCGTCCATTGATAGAGGACTCAAAGATGGGAACAAAAATAATATGTGGGGTGTTAAAAACTGTACCAGAAGGGGGACAAAACACAGTGAGCAAAACTAAACACTCCTGGTTGTTGAAGCTGATTGATTAGGCCAATGCTGTGTGCCACCAATATGTAAATGGGGAAAGTTTTCTTCTCTTGCAGGAGTTTAGCGAATGTGGAACCCATCATTAATTGAGCGAGTTAGCCTTGGTAAAGTCCCAACACCTGGTGCCACTGCCTTAGCTTAGCGTCACTCAGCAACAGACACATGTATACAGACGCCTGTGGGATCACAGGAACCAGAACCCCACTTCAAAGCAATTGGTACATTTATTATTAACCAAAAAATATTTCTGCCGGCCGCCACAGTGAGGCATACCTCCTATAgagttaaaaaataaagacaagtTTTGGAGGTGTTTTTAGAGAGGAGATGGATATATGTGTTCAACTTCTCACTGGTTTATCCCCATTACTACGGTATGAATCATGGAAAGTTTGGTAGTTATTGTTTCTTCCAAATAACTTTTACATGTTTCCTGGTGAATAGgctgatttcatgaacatttcatTTTCGTTGATGGTTAATGATTATGTCATCATCTATGTCATTATTTACTCTGTGGGTGTGTTCCTATAGAGAACCAGACGGGAAAGTATTAAGTCCAGAAACTGGAATATTCATCACATTAACAAACAAGTGTTTACCAAATGTTCACCTACTGTCTCACACTATGAGATGGAAATTGTAGTTCTACAGTATCTTATGGAGTGTTTGAGAAAAAGGACAAATTAGCATATTGTTGCATGGTGAAATGATTTAAATGAACTTCCTAAATCATGCATATGCAAATCTataattgttttgtttaattGAATAGGGCGACACCCTCTAGTGGTCTATTGTACTGTTTCTGAATGCATCTCTAATCATcaactacatacattttacaaaaaAGTGTTAGAATTGTGCCTGGCCTTGGTTGAGAAAATGACAACTAAGCCTACAGATAGTTTAAATCAACATATCTGTTGTACCGTCCAAAAAAGATGTGAACATACATAACCCAAGTGCCAAAAAAGTGTCCCTAAACCTCCTTACTGTATGTATCTCAAGAGCATTGTCATTATAAATATTAGCCAACGACAGAGGGCGATGAAGAGCAGGGATTTTGGGCTGGCCACTGCAGGAATTCAGAGGAGCTTCAACATGCAGCTGGAACAGTAAAAGACTCGTTGCCTttctcattttattttattgtgatgCTATACTCTCAGCGCACGCACAGCACAGTAGGATACAGTACACGGGTCTCCCCATGTGAAATGGGAGAAAGGGGAAGCCCTTTACGCGCGGATGTAATTATGAATGCTGGCGTTCACGTGATGCTCACGCACGCGCGCACTCATGTGTATTAGGGTTGATTAATGATTCCGCTTTGGGATCAATTATATCTCTTACCACGGAAGGTGTTTTAGATTTACACTTGTTTAAGCATTCCAATATACattgtcttcggaaagtattttgagacaccttgactttttccacattttgttactttacagccttattctaaaatggatgaaatagttttttcccttcatcaatctacacacaataccccataatgacaaagaaaacaggtttttcgaaatcttagctattttttaaatcatttttctttactaaaaaaatcacattttcataagtattcagaccctttacttagtacattgttgaagcacctttgacagcgatgaCAGCCtaaagttttcttgggtatgatgctacaagcttggcacacctgtaattggggagtttctcccattcttctctgcagattctcacaAGCTTTGACAGGATGGATGCAAAGCGTTGCtatacaactattttcaggtctctccagagatgttcaattgggttcaagtctgggctctggctgggccattcaaggacattcagagacttgacccgaagccaATACTGAGTTGTTTTGGAGATTTGCTTcaggtcattgttctgttggaaggtgaaccttcaccccagcctgaggtgccttttggaaaactccatgcgggctgtcatgtgccttttactgaggagtggcttccgtctggccactctaccataaaagcctgattggtggagtaaagcagagatggttgtccttctagaaggttctcccatctccacagattaactctagagctctgtcagagtgaccatcaggttcttggtcacctccctgaccaaggcccttctcccctgattgctcagtttagccgggcggccaactctaagaagagttttggtggttccaaacttcttccctttaagaatgatggaggccacgttcttggggaccttcaatgctgcagacatttttttggtacccttccccagatctgtgcctcgacacaatatcagagctttacagacaattcctttgacctcatggcttggtttttgctctgacatgcactgtcaactgtgggaccttatatagacagctcttctacacctgcattacttgctgtttggggttgtaggctgggtttctgtacagtactttgagatatcagctgatgtacgaagggctatatgaatacatttgatttgatttgatttgtgtgcctttccaaatcatgtccaatcaattgaatttaccacaggtggactccaatcaagttgtagaaacatctcaaggatgatcaatggaaacaggatgcacttgagctcaattttgagtctcatatcaaacggtctgaatacttatgtaagtaaggtatttctgttttagtttttttttatatttgccaacatttctaaaaacctgtttttgctttgtcgttatggggtattgtgtgtagactgctgaggaattgtttttatttaatacatttcagaataaggctgtaacctaacaaaatgtggaacaagtcaaggggtatgaataatttccGACGGAACTGTATAGagtggactagtaaccgaacggttgcaagatcgagtccctgagctgacaaggtcgttctgcccctgaacaactgttcttaggccgtcattgaaaataagaatttcttcttaaatgacttgcctagtaaaataaaataggCTGAGCTGCTGATATATGGCCTCAGAGGGTATTCTTTCAATGTCACTTCATGTCCCAAACCCCAAAATGTCTACCATAGATATTGTGAATATCTGAACCACTTCTATACTGCAAAAGCAAATTTCACTAGCATATTCTGATATATTTTCACGTTATGACGTTAATCCACTCATGCATCTGATATGAAATACCTGATGACTACAACGATTACAGAATCACGCTCGCTTTTAATTGGGATAGTTCTGGGTGGGTTGCGCAGTGGCGGAGTCGCAGACACTGACTACCCATCCACCGAGGTGTCTCGGCTCCAGTCATGGAAATAAGAGACTACTGTAGGTAACAAAAGAAACGGGATGACAAAAAAGAGCTGAAAGCGAATACACTGAGCTTGTTGCTCCGGAGAGAATCAAGCGTTAAGCGACCACACACATTCATTAACCACAGAGAGTAACCACATCGCTGCACTCAGCATCACATCTCCCAGTTTGTTCGTACTAGCCTCGGAAAAAAAGGAATCATGTAGAGATCATGGACGAGGGAGCGTAACTGGTTAAATATATGACTTGGATATTGCATCGTACATGCGTAAAACATGCGTAAAAGTTTATGAAAATGCTTTGACAGAAAATGGACCTGGCAGCACATTGATATAGTCGAGCCATCATTCGAAATTGAGCGGCGACTGTCTCAACTTTAGTGAGAAATAGATTTACGGGTTTCATAGCACCGTCTACTGTAGGCCTAAAGACATCCTATGCCTGTGTAATAACCAATGCACCATGATGTCAAGTGCGGCAATCGAAGATTTGCTATTGGCACATTATaagccataatgcaatttacgCATCGAATGAATGAAACACCATCCTCCGTAAAAGGGTCGATGGAAGAATGTATATTTTCCAAACCATCTCTCTATACCCCCGCTCCCTGACTAAGACCATTCGAATGGGTCGTATGTGAACACATCTTTCCCTTTATACtaacaagaaaaatacaacatttgtatttctctctctccctccctctctccctctcatttcaACACATACTTCGTCTGCTACCCTCCAGACTAAACCTATATAACGATCAAGTTCAGACCTGGTTACGTGCGCTGGGGAAATaaactggagggggtggagagagcgCGCGAGACTGCAATATCATTTGTGAATCGCTCTCACAGTGCCGCAGATAGGGGCTGCAAACGCACGCGGCGCTTATGCAGGTGAGAAAAGGGCGCTTGGATTGAGAATGCGGGACAGTAAGAAGATTCTCTCGTAGGAATTTCACAATATCTACATCGGAATTACAATTGTCCGTGTTTGTTTCATTTTTGTTATTCCCGCGTGGTCAGAGGTTTTGTGCTGGggagtacattttttatttattcctcTCCCGATTGCCTGTAACTGTGTGAACTATAAAACACGGACTGCTTGTTATAAGTGAGTGGAGGTAAATAAATCAGAGCGCTCGGATTCTGCTTGGATAGGCAACTGGACACACAATCACTGCTTCTCCACTGCTTCAAGGTAAGAGGACGAGCCCCTCCGTaaagtaggctactgtatcaCCACAACTTGGGAATCTGTGTGGGCATTTCATTGCCACTACTCCGTATTGGACATATCTTCGGACGGGGAAATTGGGATTTTGACCATTTACATCATTTCTATATCAATCTTGGAAGATTTTTTTGTAACTGAAAAGACTTGGACTGATTTTAAATTTCAATTAAATAAGATAGCATTTCTCTTTACGCGCATAAAATATTCGGATTCCTAATGAATTCATGACATATGATATGACCGGACTGAACGGACTGTTTCGATTGTGTTTTTCCCAGTTTTTattgaaagaaggaaagaaacatAAATTCAGTggaaaagggggagaggagagcccGTGCACTTGCTCTTATTCAGTGCAGTCGAAGCGGTGTGGGAAGACGTCCGGAGGATGAAGTCTCACACCTCCTGAAATGGAGGACTTCAAATAATCCGAGAACGAAAATTATTGCTTTCCAAACACTATACCACCAAGTAAAGGACATCCTCATTTgattcaaggctttaaaatccatTCATTACATTGCGGGGAACAATGAGGACTACTGGCGCAGTGGACTATTTATGCTACGGTATACTCATCCTGCAGCTGCTGAATCAGCCTGCTGCCAAGCAAGTGCTCCGATATCGCTTGGCTGAGGAGGGACCCGCGGATGTCAGGGTAGGGAACGTAGCTGTGGACCTCGGAATCGTTGCCGGGTCTGGCGAGGTGACATTTACCCTCGAGTCCGGATCTGATTTTTTCAAAATAGATAATATAACAGGCGAGCTGACCACCAATGAACGGCGGATAGACCGTGAAAAATTACAGCAGTGCCAAATGATATTTGATGAAAACGAGTGTTTCATAGATTTTGAAGTGTCAGTAATTGGACCGGCGCAGAGCTGGGTTGACCTGTTCGAGGGGAAAGTCATTATTTTAGATATAAATGATAACACCCCGTCTTTCCCATCTCCCGTGCTGACCCTATCGGTGGAGGAGAACAGGCCGATTGGCACTCTCTATCTCCTGCCCACGGCCACCGACAGAGATTTCGGTCGGAACGGAATTGAGAGATATGAGCTTATTCAAGACAGCGGGGAGAGCTCCAGGCGCCTGGGCTCAAGCTCAGGGGGGCGCGGGGCGGACAGGAGATTCGACGAGGGGGCAGGCAGGAGCAGCGTCTTTGAACTGCAAGTTGCTGACACAACCGACGGGGAAAAGCAGCCGCAGCTCATCATTAAAGGGGCACTGGACAGGGAGCAGAGGGACTCTTATGAGCTCACCCTGCGTGTTAGGGATGGGGGTGACCCCCCACGCTCTTCCCAGGCCATCCTGAGGGTGATGATCACTGATGTGAATGACAACAGCCCCCGCTTTGAGAAGGCTGTGTATGAAGCTGACCTGCCGGAGAACAGCTCCCCTGGTGCCCCCATCCTGCAGCTGAAAGCAGCTGATGCGGACGTTGGGGTGAACGGTCAGATTGAGTACGTATTCGGCGCGGCCACAGAGTCAGTGCGTAGGCTGCTGAGGCTGGACGAGACCTCTGGGTGGCTGAGCGTGCTCCATCGTATTGACCGCGAAGAGGTGAGTCAACTACGCTTCACGGTGATGGCGAGGGACCGAGGCCAGCCGCCCAAAATGGACAAGGCCACCGTGGTCCTCAACATCAAGGATGAGAACGACAACGTGCCAGCCATCGAGATTCGTAAGATCGGACGCATCTTCCTGAAGGATGGAGTGGCCAACGTGGCTGAGGATGTAGTGGTGGACACGCCTATTGCTTTAGTCCAGGTGTCAGACCGCGACCAGGGTGAGAACGGCATCGTGACCTGCACTGTGGTGGGTGACGTGCCCTTCCAGCTCAAACCGGCCAGCGAGATCGAGGGTGAGATGAATAAGAAGAAATACTTCCTCCATACATCAGCGCCGCTGGACTACGAGGCCACACAGGAGTACAACGTGGTCATCGTGGCTGTGGACTCAGGAAGCCCTAGCCTGGCCAGTAATAACTCGCTCATCGTAAAGGTGGGCGACTTCAACGACAACCCACCCATCTTTAGCCAGAACGTGGTCGAGGTGTCCTTTCCAGAAAATAATGCCCCCGGCGAGAGGGTGACCACTGTACTGGCCATCGATGCCGATAGTGGCAAGAACGCGGAAATCGCCTACTCCCTCGATTCCTCTGTGAATGGGATATTCTCCATTAATGCCGACAACGGTGACATCAGAGTAAACACCATTCTGGACAGAGAACAAACAGAGAGGTACCAGTTCAAAGTGATAGCCAAAGATAAGGGCATGCCCATACTCCAGGGGTCAGCCACTGTGGTAGTCCTAGTGGCTGATAAGAATGACAATGAGCCTAAATTCATGCAGGACGTGTTCACCTTCTACGTCAAAGAGAACCTTACACCCAACAGCCCTGTTGGCATGGTGACCGTCATTGACGCCGACAAAGGCCAGAACGCAGAAATGAGCCTATTcatcgaggaagaggaggagatcttctccattgagaatgacacagGAACCATTTTCTCCACCATGTCATTTGACCGCGAGCAGAAAACCACCTACACGTTCCGGGTCAAGGCTGTGGACAGTGGAGACCCACCCAGATCAGCCACTGCCACCGTGTCACTCTTCGTGATGGACGACAATGACAACCCGCCGACCGTTACCTTCCCCATCAATAGCTCATACACCCTACTGCCCCCCTCCAGCAATGTTAGGACTGTAGTACGAACTGTCATGGCCACCGATACCGACACAGGGATCAACGCTGACCTAAACTATAGTATCATCGGGGGCAACCCTTTCAAACTGTTTGAGATCGACGGGGGCAGCGGGGTCATCTCACTTGTTGGGAAGCTGGAGCAGAAACACTATGGCCTTCATAGACTGGTGGTCCAGGTGAACGACAGTGGCCAGCCCTCGCAGAGCACCACCACCCTGGTGCACGTCTATGTCAACGAGACCCTCTCCAACTCCACCATCGTTGAGGCCCAGGTGGCTAAGAGCCTGGGCACTCCGCTCAATACCAACATCGCCGGTGACCCCAACTACGACCTGGGCAAGCAGCGGCTGAGCATCGTCATCGGCGTGGTGTCGGGCATCATGACggtcatcctcatcatcctcatcgtGGTCATGGCTCGCTACTGCCGCCCCAAGAACAAGAATGGCTACGAGGCGGGCAAGAAGGACCACGAGGACTTCTTCACCCCTCAGCAGCATGACAAGGGCAAGAAGcccaagaagaacaagaagaacaaACAGCCGTTGTACAGCAGCATCGTCACCGTCGAGGCGTCCAAGCCCAACGGCCAGCGCTACGACGGCGTCAATGAGAAGCTGTCCGACAGCCCCGGGATGGGCCGTTACCGCTCCGTTAACGGAGGGCCCGGAAGCCCGGATTTGGCCCGGCACTACAAGTCCAGCTCGCCACTGCCCACGGTCCAGCTCCACCCCCAGTCGCCCACGGCCGGGAAAAAGCATCAGGCTGTTCAGGACCTGCCCCCTGCCAACACCTTCGTTGGCACCGGAGATAACATTTCCCTTGGATCTGACCACTGCTCTGAGTACAGCAGTCAAACCATCAACAAGTACAACAAACAGGTAAGAACATATTGactcaatatttatatatattatttttttcttctttcttcattctattttcaaatgtctctcatgtttctccctctcttagTGTTATCTCCAGCGTAATGCCTCCTGACAGGGCTAGTCTCAGTAGTCATGTTTCTTTCATGGTGCTAATGTGTGTCAAGTTAGCTGTATTGATCTGTTGGGGTTTGGAGTGCCATTCCGCATGTGATATTGAAAATGAAACGAGGACATGCGTAGCCTACCCCAGGATATCATTTCCACCCGCCTAAGCATATCCAGCTCTTTTAACTGAGCAGGTACTGTGAGGCGGTTTACTTTGACTGGGGCGGCACATTTGCTGACCGGTACACATATGTGTTTTGAGTGTTGTAGACAGCTTGCATAAGGGTCTGGTTTGCAGTTATTCTATCACAGCGGAAAATGTGGCAGGGTAGCTAGGACACCCCTCTGCTAGTTCAAGTCTCTCCCCACCCTTATTGTAACACGGCTAACTACTTCTTATTATTATTAGAGGAAAAAGCAAGGATAAAAAGAAGGCGTTGTGAAAATGAGGCACAGGAGTGTCTGTGTAAAGGAATGTTATCCGTGGTATCGTGTTTTACTCGGCTTATTCTGCTTGACTAGGAACATCTGGGCAGGAGGTCACATCTAACATTCCTGGGCACTGGTGTGTCTGTATCAATTCACTGACCCAGCAGTGAAATCAGGCTTCCCTAaacctctccctcctgctctctcttttactctctccgTCCCTTCTATAGGCTAGACTCATTTAACTCTTCATCCATCcgttcctctttcctctctctctctctctctttctcctttatctctctctacctccctctttaTCTTTTACAcattctccctctttccatccctacctctgtttccctctcttcttctctcctctcattgaCTCCGTGAGTGCCATCGTTTGTAATGTGAAAATTCCTCCGTGACGGCAAGCACAACAGGGTCATTGATGTTCTAGGGGACTGTGGGAATTAATCAATTTGACATTATcgttttttttcaaatgttttcaacCAGGGGAGCCAAGAGGGGCGAAGCAAGGTTAATATATTATGAAGTCGGTTCCCTTTCATCTGCATTTGCCAGGAAGATACCACTTGTTCATTGTTTCATTTGTTTTCTATGGCAGTCTAATGCATTATTGATGGTTCTCTTACATGGGGCAAGCAGCACACTCTTGTTTTTTTGGtctgtctctcgttctcgttCTCCCCTCATCCTCTGTTTTTcttggtctgtctctctcgttctcgttctcccctcatcctctgtttttcttgtctttcattctctctgtttTAGTCCCTTATCATTCCTGTCTCTTTttcactcacacacgcacgcacacacacacacacacacacactctctctctcagtatctgCCTCTGCATCTCTCCCTCCAAAGCCTCCTCATCTCCCAACccatctctcgctcctctcctctatctctcagcACCAAACCaatctctgcccctctctcctctcctccaaaatCAAATGCTCTCAAATGTCTTTGCTCTTTTTCCTCGCCTGTCTTTTTTCTTGCAGTCTTTTCTTTTtaatctcctcttcctctactccatttccctctccctcctgccattcccctctcatttcccgctctccatccctccctcccttctactctcctttactctctctttTCGCTACTGTCTCTAACAGCTTTCTAAAGTGCTGTATTCAGTGGGTTGTTTCTCAGAGTGTGAGGAGTGCTGTTGCTTACGGATGTCTCATCCATAATTAACAGGCCACTCTATTCGCTGCCGCTGCGGCAGAGCCATGTATTGTATGTTGCTAGCTGTGCTGCTGCACTTTTATGTaataatttattaaatgtttttatgtgCACGCTCGCTGCAGCGTTTTTTCTATAGACAAGTCCATTTGTTTGAAGATTCCGatacagacacaaaacacaccggGGTGTTGAGGGTTTACAGACGCTCTCCTCGCCACCGGAATGTGCAATTATCCCTTCTTAAGCCTTCCTTCACTTTCTCCGTTCTCCATCACGGTTGTTGTGAATGTAACTCCCACTGGCGAATACAATATAAGTGTTGCCTGGTCTCTATTGTTTATAGAATGTTGTTAGTagcaatgggtttccatggccgagaagctgcacacaagcctaagatcaccatgcgcaatgccaggcgtcagctggaggggtgtaaagctcgcctacCATTGTACTCCGAAGCAGCGGAGTGATGAattacacttcaccatctggcagtccaacggacaaatctgggtttggtggatgccaggagaacgctacctgcccgaatgtgtagtgccaactgtacaatttggtagaggaggaataatggcctggggctgattttcatggttcgtacttggccccttagttccattgaagggaaatcttaactctacagtatacaatgacattctagacgattctgtgcttccgactttgtTGCAAACGTTTCCAGTTTCGGCATTACAATCTCCCTCCGCGCACAAAGCGAGgaccatatagaaatggtttgttgagattggtgtggaagaagttgaccggcctgcacagagccctgaccttaaccccatcaaacacctttgggatgaattggaacgccgactgcgagccattcctaatcgcccaatatcagtacctaacctcactaatgctcttgtgactgaattgaagcaagtccccgcagcaatgttccaacatctagtggaaagccttcccagaagagttatagcagcaaaggggggaccaactccatattaatgcccatgattttgtaatgagatgttcgacgagcaggtgtccacatacttttggcattGTAGTGCATATAATATTCTCTAAC includes these proteins:
- the LOC111980878 gene encoding protocadherin-7, producing MRTTGAVDYLCYGILILQLLNQPAAKQVLRYRLAEEGPADVRVGNVAVDLGIVAGSGEVTFTLESGSDFFKIDNITGELTTNERRIDREKLQQCQMIFDENECFIDFEVSVIGPAQSWVDLFEGKVIILDINDNTPSFPSPVLTLSVEENRPIGTLYLLPTATDRDFGRNGIERYELIQDSGESSRRLGSSSGGRGADRRFDEGAGRSSVFELQVADTTDGEKQPQLIIKGALDREQRDSYELTLRVRDGGDPPRSSQAILRVMITDVNDNSPRFEKAVYEADLPENSSPGAPILQLKAADADVGVNGQIEYVFGAATESVRRLLRLDETSGWLSVLHRIDREEVSQLRFTVMARDRGQPPKMDKATVVLNIKDENDNVPAIEIRKIGRIFLKDGVANVAEDVVVDTPIALVQVSDRDQGENGIVTCTVVGDVPFQLKPASEIEGEMNKKKYFLHTSAPLDYEATQEYNVVIVAVDSGSPSLASNNSLIVKVGDFNDNPPIFSQNVVEVSFPENNAPGERVTTVLAIDADSGKNAEIAYSLDSSVNGIFSINADNGDIRVNTILDREQTERYQFKVIAKDKGMPILQGSATVVVLVADKNDNEPKFMQDVFTFYVKENLTPNSPVGMVTVIDADKGQNAEMSLFIEEEEEIFSIENDTGTIFSTMSFDREQKTTYTFRVKAVDSGDPPRSATATVSLFVMDDNDNPPTVTFPINSSYTLLPPSSNVRTVVRTVMATDTDTGINADLNYSIIGGNPFKLFEIDGGSGVISLVGKLEQKHYGLHRLVVQVNDSGQPSQSTTTLVHVYVNETLSNSTIVEAQVAKSLGTPLNTNIAGDPNYDLGKQRLSIVIGVVSGIMTVILIILIVVMARYCRPKNKNGYEAGKKDHEDFFTPQQHDKGKKPKKNKKNKQPLYSSIVTVEASKPNGQRYDGVNEKLSDSPGMGRYRSVNGGPGSPDLARHYKSSSPLPTVQLHPQSPTAGKKHQAVQDLPPANTFVGTGDNISLGSDHCSEYSSQTINKYNKQPFRRVTFSVVSQPQDPHQQGSLQSCYDSGLEESETPSSKSSSGGPRLGALPLPEDSYERTTPDGSVGEAEHMENGRGKH